In Ornithodoros turicata isolate Travis chromosome 1, ASM3712646v1, whole genome shotgun sequence, the DNA window CGCCTGCTTGCAGTCAGGgtgcatttatgctgcagcatcgctgctggcacatggcacatcgctgtttggcgatgacgaaacaaacacatgtatctctgtgggcgcgttcatgctgcagcatcgctgcttgccaaagatgcacgccatgatctcgccacaacaatgctgccaaacatgtttgaacatgcccggggactacctgacttctggcgatgacaggtcaaacacagagctttctgttggtgcatttaccctgcagcctggctgctcgcttatcctcgccgctgcttgccgctctgctcgctgcacctaggaaagtaaacatgtttgtcttcctggtatcattgatgactggcgtcttgaaatccgacctgcgattggttgtgatgaagtcggtttcctccttcccacttttcctcgtttccattcTTTCCCAGTTTTCACCGCTTTCTATGTTTATCTGTCACCGATAACAATTGACCCTTCGCGTGGTACCGCTATGGGCgaaaatatgaaagatgtgCTAATATCGGCTGTGTTTGAACGAACAGCTATTTGGAACCAACGCCATGCTGACCATCACAACAGGTTCAAGCTCGATAAGCTTTGGACTGAGGTTGCGGAGAAATGTGGAACAAGTACGTATTTTAATAATACCAAGAAGCATGTCAAAAAAGGGGCACAGGAATGAGGTCACATTGTCTCACAACAGAATTTTTCGTTCAGTTCGTCACGGGTCAGGCTTCACAGATCGTTAAAAAAGTTCTTGAAGTGATTGCGCACTTCAACGGCTTCGGCAGAAGCACCATGATTCCTTCTTCCCGTTGGGGCCCTGGAAAGTACGTCCCCGGCATGGTGAAGATCCACGTTTTCCTTGTCAATAACGACGTTATGCAGGACACAGGCTGCCTTAACTGCCCACTCCGCTATGCCCACATTCGTCTCAATTGACTTTCGTAGTATTCTCCACTTTCCAGCGGCAATGCCAAAAGCACGTTCAATGGTCTTCCTTGCTCTAGAAAGGGCTACGTTGAACTTCTCTTTTGCTGGGTCAAGGGTTCTTCTTGCGTACGGCTTCATCAGATGCTTGAGCAATGGGTAGGCTTCGTCACCGATGAATACAAAGGGTGCCGCTACGTTGCTATGCGGGAGGCCTCTGTCTTCGGGGATGCCAAGTGTACCCTTTGTAATCCTGTCGTACAACGCTGAGGTCCTAAAAATGCCTCCATCGCTTTCCTTCCCGTAAGATCCGACCTCAATGAAAATGAATCTGTACTCTGCGTCGCTGACGGCTTGCAGGACTATCGAGAAATAGCTCTTGTAGTTGAAAAACATAGTTCCGGACCATTTTGGAGATAGTATCCGGATGTGTTTGCCGTCTATGGCTCCGGCACAATTTGGGAATCCTCACTTCCGGTAAAAGTTGTGAGCAATTTCTCTGAAGCCTTCCGCGGTTGGTGGCTTCATATGGAGTGGCTGTAAGACTTTCCACAGCAGTGGTAACATCTGTTTGACGATATCCGAAACTGTTGTATGCCCGAGTCGAAATTCTGCTGCCAGACTTGCATAGGAGTTTCCGGTTGCTAAAAAcctgaaaaggaaaagaactgGTAGAAAGCTACTCAGAGTCACACCAAAAACGTTCCTTTCTGTCATTTTTTCAGCAATAGCCGAAGCTAAAGGCAAATGGAAGACGTTGCGCCAGCAGTTCAAGGACAAGTACCAATCTCTGCCAAAGCCGTCATCGGGAGACCCAGCCCCCGAGGACGCTGTACAGTGGCAGTACTTTCGGTCTCTACTTTTCTTGCGTGACATTTTTGAGCCAAGGGAAAAAAGTGGAAACCTTAGCTTCACCGATCCAGCGCAAGGGGATACTGAAGCGCGTGATGAAAACCTCGACAGTGACCAAGAGGCTGATGCGAGCTCCCGCCCGCTAACACCAACCTCAAGCTGCAGCACCCCGGTGCTCCCTCAGTCTCAACCGACATCGACTGCATGCCCACCGATCCATTCGACTCCCATTCCACAGATGCCGACAAGCTCACTTGGCCACAGGAAGAGGACGCGGCCCACTGATTTAATTGGTAGCGAGCTCGTCGgaattgaaaaagaaaagttaCGATTAGGTAAAGAAAAGGAGTCCCAGTCGGCTGCGAGACAGGATGAAGATGTTGCGTTTTTCACATCCCTTCTTCCTCACGTGAGATGTATGACACCCGTAAATAAGATGATATTCAGAATTGACGTTCAACGACTTGTGATGGAACGGGCATACGGATCTGGTTACGGACCAACAGGCACGTACCATACAGACGGAGGGAGAACGGTTCCTGAGGGCCACGGGTTCAGTGATCCTTATCACCCATCGTCGTACTTTGGTAGGGGAGAATATTCAACTCCGCCAGTAACACCTGTGTACTCCAGTCCCCGCTCGGCAACTGTGGTCTCCCGCCAATCCCCATCAAACAGTGGGCCAGCGCCGTCACAAGGGATTGCCTTCTTCGACGGCAGTTGCACTCAACTGTCGCAACCCAGAACGTGGCACAGCCAAGAGTAATGCCGTAGCTATGCCGTCTCTATTTTGTTCGCAGTAAAAGCTCGTCTGCTGTTTGTAATTCTGCTCTTGTCTTCTGGTTCCGTTGTTGGTCGCAAAGGGTACGCGGGAGGAAAGGATATACATTTACTACAGGAATGAAAGGTCTGCCAGATCGTTAGGCATATGTTGTCttcaccgcaaaaaaaaaaaaaaaaaaaaagctgtagaCGTCATGCAGCAGCTATctaaattccgttaaagatacGAGGAAACGAATAAAAAGTCAATGGTATCTACGATGCGAACATTTACAAGCCACGGGATATATCCACCTACTCCCCAACGTACTGCTTCAGATTATGACTTTTCCTGTCGCTCAGtatgtattcctttcaagcttTAATAAACACAATTGCCGTCAGTAAACGCAAATAAGCAGTACAATAAACAGTAGCATAAATTCATATAAACTAAAATGCATGAAGCAACCTACCTTAATGTAACTACGAGCCGCTCCTCGACAGATATAGGGTTCACGACGTTTGGAGGGATATTCAGCTGCATTTCCACTTCAGGTGTCATCATGTTCAGTATGTACTCGAATGTGGACAGTGACATCCTGACGTGTTCAGAGAACCTTTCGGGATAGGTCTTCAAGCGCTGAAAATACGTGTGAAAATAGCCTTCTTTAGGGCGTTCTTGATTCAAAGGGTGAACTCCATATCTTCTGGCTTTCCTCCTTGACGCGAACCATAACTTGACCGCAAGAGAgtccgaactgtcgctgtcagATGAAGAAATCAtacttccacagtgaacgctgctaggcgactgatatagcgaaagcgagcagcatcttgagcaatctgcagggtaaacgcaccctagcggttatgcgagcagcgatgtgcttgaagctgcagcgagcagcgatgctgcagcataaatgtgcCCTAAATGCCAGTATGTTATTGTCAGATATGCGCTCGGGTCCACGTTGTCTACCAGGATGAGTCACCACTAATACTCAGCGGTAGTCCGTGTAATGGCGTGTTTTACTCGTGATACGGACTTATAGGGCGCATGTTCTTTCTTCATATGTATTTTCTTGCAGGCATTATTCCAGTCCCCCTGAGACTTCTTGCACACATCAACTGGGGGACGTGTATTCTTCAAGAAAGTAATTATCGAGCTGTGCCCAGCATGCAAACCACATGCTGGGCACGGCgatagttacttttttttttttttttgacgagCAGATACTTGCGGACGAATGCAGACGCTTCAGATACTTTCGGACGCTTTGTGGGTGCAAGATTGGCGTCATAGAAACGCGATCCTCACGATCATCACATCCGAGGTTGTGGAGAGCACGGTGACCGCATTCGGCCTCACACCGGAATTCATTCTCAACCTCAAGGCGTCAACGAAAGACAAATACAGAAAACAATGTGTGTCTAGGCCTATACGTACAGAAAAAAACCAAGTTACGGTCATACGACTGATGCATGCGACGGTTCCACTACATTTAACGTGTGATTAGAGTTGAAGCGTCAATACTACCAAACTGAGAGTCAGTTGTCTAGCTAAGCTCAATGCAAACTACGACGCTAGTCACatgtacacatttttttttttttcgtatgaAAATACGGATACTTCACGGTGTTCAGAATGTTACGGGCGCATTTCGCAATTATTTTACACTATGATGAAGACATATTTTCTGACCGTGATTTGACATCCGATTTGCTTGCCCTGTGAAGTTTCTACTTTCTCAAGGATTTCACTTTAGAATCTTACGGAGCAGTTAGGCTTAGGTATATTGGCTACTTCCGCGTAGcgcaaagtgtttttcattcagcATTCCAAATACCGTGCGTTTTGTGTGCTCAATAAGTaattacacacatacacacgcaaTGGCATTGAAAGTCTAATCATGTGTAATGTACGCACATACAATTTCAACTTCCCTTCTAAGACTTCTGACACACAATAACTTATGGGTGACCCTTCAACAATATTCGAATTGCGTTGAATTGTATTTATCAAATGGCACCGAATCATCGTATTTCTACCAAATGGCACGTATGTGCTACAACAACTGTTATTCAGAAGACATTGTTGAAAAGGAACAGAAGGAGGTTTTTCCTTTTAGAACGACATTTATGAACCACCACGGCGAACGCCATTTGAGAAAGTTGGGGTCATAGCAGAATTATTAATGGCATCTGTCTGCAGGACAACAAGGAGAAGACGTGGAGGCGGTTATGCTTCTAGTCTTTGGGAAGTGAATTTAAGTGAttacgaattcaaacaactgAACAACTGGATAATCAATAGAGCAGGTAGCGCCCATGGTGGGTTGCTCAAAGCTGCAAAGTTTATCTTACTTTTctaatttactaactaactaGAGAATTAACTCGTTACAATTCAGTCGTGTACCATTTACGTTCAAGGTACGTCGGAATGTGGGGAGGGGCACAGCCGCCCCCATCTAGTCTCTGGCGGTGGACAGGCTGTGGACAGACTGACCCACTGATCAGTGGAGCTTCGGAGTTGTATTGTCTCCCGATGTTCTCTTATCTATGTATGTTTGGCTGCTTGCTTCTCCCTGGATCGTTGCCAACTGCCCCATCTCTCTACCCTGGTGCAGACATACGGTTTTGTCAGACGCGTAGGGATGGCAGTGATTATGTTAATGTGAAGTAACAGCTGTTGCACTTGTACTGCGTTGCTGTGTTCTCTCATCTGTGTATGTTTGTCTGCTTTCTTCACCATGCATACGTGGTGCCGGTCGTTGCGGCTGAACAAGGGACCAGCCACAAAAACAGAAGGGACGATAATGAGATCTATTCGAGGCGCGTAGCGCAGGAGCGGAGGATGACGATGGTCATGAATATAGAGGCTGTGATATTCTGGAAGCCCACATCCAACTCTCCAAAAAATGCACCCTCATGCTCCTAATTCGATACAGTACCATGTCAGAAAAACaaataattcattccgaaacacacatgggcgcagccatgttttatgacgtagatgcacctgAACGGCcactgtgacgtgtacgcgccttcgtacttgtcattGGATTGCAGATATGacttttcgtggcttcacgtatctgtccTTGAAGAAGGCTGACAACCGGTTTCCACTGGTTCCCCGATGAGTGAGCAGTGCAGCTGCGAATTCATTGGCAGTGTTGCCAATTTAGCGGATTTCCCGCTAGATCTGGCGGATTCAGTCGCGTCTGACGGGGCAGATTTTTTATTTGACGGCTAGCGGAAATTCTGGCGGTGCCCTCCCCAAATTTGGCGGATCCTAGCAGAGTCGGCGGGATTCTGCTGAATTCTAGCCGAAGAATAATTGTCTCGCTCGCGCCCCTCGCTGGAACAACAAACACAAGCCGAAAACTGTGCTGCAGTACTACTTTACGCAATAATTTCAACTGTACAAAGCACATCCAACATGCAGAGAGCGAAAAGGGCGATAAATATCACGTCACTTGTGAATTCATACTCCACCTCATATGGGGCTGCGATGCGCGATCTCTTTTGGCCATTCATCGAGCCTTGGTGCGTGGTCCGCTCCTATACACCTTCCAGTATTACACGGGATTTCGCCATCCTCCGAGTCCAAGCTTCAATGTCTTTTGGCacgtagccttcgtgtgtgcctgggcatgccaagaacaacggatacttgtttagtcatggcagaagcgagagagactccgcttgctatacagcgctttaatgagacgagccgtcactatcTCCGTTTGTTGGCTCATCACCGGCGGCACCCTTTACTGCTGAAGCTTTCCCGTCGGAGGAATGACAAGTTCAGGTCCTGCATTTAACAGCTGAAGCCTcacctgccacgttttcaagttgaacccCAGGCGTGTTCAACTCCACCTTGGACCCTCCCTCTGCCATCTGCCTCACTATCCttcccgggctgcagagaaaggatgatgtcgctgcaggtgtgtccaaggcgctcacactggatatcatgagcgagctgtatgcaggctttactcctgtttttacggatggCTCGTCTACAAAAGccagctctgcatgcgcctatattattccgtccgaagacataactggtatcttccgtctctcgcatctgacgtcgtcaacatgtgctgagctacatgctttgctctttgccatgcgcaagatcctgcagtgttcagctcgGCCATGGGCCTTCTACACAGACTCGATAGCTGCTATCCAgtgcctcgcaacaatgggcattcgaggtcctctcatgtccattgttgctgacgtgcttgaaacttacaaggagctgctggacctgggccactgcatagtattacagtgggtacccggaaatgaagaggccgaccgggcggctttgcggggtcatcatatagcttcagcccactctatcatcttgcccaaaggtgatcgtcaggccctcgtccgtgctctctctgcagacaagacaagttcacagtggctgcatggcattacaccctactctctgctccacgcagtggatccttctctttcactgtcgcttcctcatcgccttccgcgacactacgcatcccttcttcaccgcatgcggctgaatgttgcatttacaccagttatgaggcagcgtcttggccgtgcaccctcggacctttgtgcagcatgcagtgt includes these proteins:
- the LOC135379318 gene encoding uncharacterized protein LOC135379318 → MFFNYKSYFSIVLQAVSDAEYRFIFIEVGSYGKESDGGIFRTSALYDRITKGTLGIPEDRGLPHSNVAAPFVFIGDEAYPLLKHLMKPYARRTLDPAKEKFNVALSRARKTIERAFGIAAGKWRILRKSIETNVGIAEWAVKAACVLHNVVIDKENVDLHHAGDVLSRAPTGRRNHGASAEAVEVRNHFKNFFNDL